CACTGGAGTTCACGGGCTACGGGCTTCTGCCCCAGGTATTCGGGGGCATCATCGGGACGTTCTTCACCTATCAGCTTCTCTCGGGCCTGACCGTCCCGCCCATGACAAGCCCCGAGCAGATCGCGGAGTTCTCCGAGAGCCTGGTGAGCATTCTGACGACCGATCCCCTGGCGCAGATCGCCGGGCTCGTGAGCATCCTCTTCATGATCTGGAGCGCGAACATATGGGTCTTCGGCATGAAGTACGCACGGAACCTCTCCACGCGGGACGCGGTCCTCACCGTCGGGATACCCATAGGTCTCTACATCCTCTATACGCTCATTACACTTGCCGGATGGCTGTAACATGAAACCACTCTATCTTGTCATCATATCACTCCTCTGCGCCGTGATAGCGGTCGCCGCACCGGTGAGCGCCGCTCCTGCAGACATCACCGTCGTCTCCTCGTCGCTCGACCCGCCGGTCCTGATGAAAGGGGATACCGGGACGCTGACAGTCGTGATCCAGAACAACGGTGCCGAGACCGTGGCCATCAAGAGCGCCCGGCTCTACGGCAGCGGGGTCGTGCCGCTGAGCGAGCCCTACCCCTCGGTCGGGGAGATCGGCGCCGGGAACAGCAAGACGTTCACCTTCACCGTCCGGGCGGACGGGGGCGAGGGGACGTTCTACCCGCAGTTCGTCCTTGACTTCCGCGACGGTGCCGGCAGCCTCCGCTACCCGGTCCCGGTCCAGGTCGAGAACACCCCACTCAGCGCGTCGGTGATCGGCAAGCCGGACGCCTTCGCCGCAGGCCGGACGGC
The genomic region above belongs to Methanoculleus oceani and contains:
- a CDS encoding Yip1 family protein translates to METGFLRVLLNPGRFFEARMQDEPSLKIPALIALVIGLIGVVSAVLMANITIAMLPDEMQGLGVLITIFSAAIAFIGGLLVWVIYGFVFYLVSMVFKGSGDLKRTLEFTGYGLLPQVFGGIIGTFFTYQLLSGLTVPPMTSPEQIAEFSESLVSILTTDPLAQIAGLVSILFMIWSANIWVFGMKYARNLSTRDAVLTVGIPIGLYILYTLITLAGWL